Proteins co-encoded in one Setaria viridis chromosome 9, Setaria_viridis_v4.0, whole genome shotgun sequence genomic window:
- the LOC117836548 gene encoding NAC domain-containing protein 37, whose product MDSMESCVPPGFRFHPTDEELVGYYLRKKVASQKIDLDVIRDIDLYRIEPWDLQEHCGIGYEEQNEWYFFSYKDRKYPTGTRTNRATMAGFWKATGRDKAVHDKSRLIGMRKTLVFYKGRAPNGQKTDWIMHEYRLETDENAPPQEEGWVVCRAFKKRTAYPARSMAMAWESSYSYREVGVMGAEAAEAAAFVDPNSAYAQIRRQSKSARFKQEAELDGAAVLLQYSSHLVELPQLESPSAPLAPNPSQASSADEVDGAESGRRGKKARADKVATDWRALDKFVASQLSPTECGGSLEATAPAAAMANVGLEHGEDDDMAALLFLNSDGREEAERWKGLLGPAGGDGDFGLCVFEK is encoded by the exons ATGGACTCCATGGAATCATGCGTGCCCCCTGGCTTCAGGTTCCACCCCACCGACGAGGAGCTCGTCGGCTACTACCTCAGGAAGAAGGTGGCCTCCCAGAAGATCGACCTCGACGTCATACGCGACATCGATCTCTACCGCATCGAGCCCTGGGATCTCCAAG AACATTGCGGGATCGGGTACGAGGAGCAGAACGAGTGGTACTTCTTCAGCTACAAGGACCGCAAGTACCCGACGGGGACAAGGACCAATAGGGCCACCATGGCCGGGTTCTGGAAGGCCACGGGGAGGGACAAGGCTGTGCACGACAAGAGCCGGCTCATCGGCATGAGGAAGACGCTCGTCTTCTACAAGGGCAGGGCGCCCAATGGGCAGAAGACCGACTGGATCATGCACGAGTACCGGCTCGAGACCGACGAGAATGCGCCGCCACAG GAAGAAGGCTGGGTGGTGTGCAGGGCGTTCAAGAAGAGGACAGCATACCCGGCACGCAGCATGGCGATGGCATGGGAGTCCAGCTACTCCTACCGCGAGGTCGGCGTCATGGGCGCGGAGgccgcagaggcggcggcgttcGTGGATCCCAACTCGGCTTACGCGCAGATCAGGCGGCAGTCCAAGAGCGCGCGCTTCAAGCAGGAGGCCGAgctcgacggcgccgccgtgtTGCTGCAGTACTCCAGCCACCTGGTCGAGCTGCCGCAGCTCGAGAGCCCGTCGGCGCCGCTCGCGCCCAACCCAAGCCAAGCGTCGTCGGCCGATGAGGTGGACGGCGCCGAAAGCGGCAGGCGGGGCAAGAAGGCGCGGGCCGACAAGGTAGCCACGGACTGGAGGGCGCTCGACAAGTTCGTCGCGTCGCAGCTCAGTCCCACGGAGTGCGGCGGCAGCTTggaggcgacggcgccggcggccgccatggccaaTGTGGGCTTGGAGCACGGTGAGGATGATGACATGGCGGCGTTGCTGTTCCTCAACAGCgacgggagggaggaggcggagaggtGGAAGGGGCTGCTCGGCCCCGCCGGCGGGGACGGCGACTTTGGActctgcgtgttcgagaaatga
- the LOC117835878 gene encoding uncharacterized protein, which translates to MANGGGYGWALAAGFNAALAAISAKFFATLLIKYGMVILFNVTMWGCYVNSLKALSSLQATVTNFAANFISSGLAGYFLFHEPLPSKWFAGAGLIILGVFILSKSSIEEKQNSD; encoded by the exons ATGGCGAACGGCGGCGGCTACGGGTGGGCCCTCGCGGCGGGCTTCaacgccgcgctcgccgccatctccgccaaGTTCTTCGCTACTCTG CTGATCAAATATGGCATGGTGATACTTTTCAACGTCACAATGTGGGGGTGTTATGTCAACAGCCTCAAAGCTTTGTCGTCCCTCCAGGCAACAGTCACAAACTTTGCTGCGAACTTCATCTCATCGGGGCTTGCAGGGTATTTCCTGTTTCATGAGCCCCTGCCTTCTAAG TGGTTTGCAGGCGCCGGTCTGATCATTCTTGGTGTGTTTATCCTCAGCAAATCAAGCATTGAGGAGAAACAGAACTCGGATTAG
- the LOC140221435 gene encoding uncharacterized protein has translation MAQREGAPKAAVGGGGRRPDGGLVALEMGGAGGERAAEREGRAAWAAAAGVAGVGLAGAGVLVWWAVAFHPSHQQLWMVPVGLVLLGTPLVAWLSLFASGAGRWLGGLRAGADRPPVAPTVVPER, from the coding sequence ATGGCGCAGCGAGAGGGGGCGCCCAAGGCGGCCgtcggcggtggagggaggaggccTGATGGCGGCCTCGTCGCCCTGGAGatgggcggcgccggaggggagcgggcggcggagcgAGAAGGGAgggcggcgtgggcggccgcggcgggcgtcgCGGGGGTGGGGCTGGCGGGGGCCGGCGTGCTGGTGTGGTGGGCGGTGGCGTTCCACCCGTCGCACCAGCAGCTCTGGATGGTGCCCGtcggcctcgtcctcctcggcaCGCCGCTCGTCGCCTGGCTCTCCCTCTtcgcctccggcgccggccgctggctcggcggcctccgcgccggcgccgaccgaCCGCCCGTCGCCCCCACCGTCGTCCCGGAGAGATGA
- the LOC117838630 gene encoding CBL-interacting protein kinase 9 — MAESAAPKATAAAAGRKTRVGPYELGKTIGEGSFAKVKLARDSRTGAVCAIKVLDRNHVLRHKMVEQIKREISTMKLIKHPNVVQLHEVLASKTKIYMVLEFVDGGELFDKIVNSGRLSEDEARRYFHQLINAVDYCHSRGVYHRDLKPENLLLDSHGSLKVSDFGLSAFAPQTKEDGLLHTTCGTPNYVAPEVLADKGYNGMAADVWSCGIILFVLMAGYLPFDDSNLMRLYKLICQANISCPTWFSSGAKKFIKRIIDPNPDTRITIAEILEDEWFKKDYKPPRFEQGEDVSLDDVDAVFNDSEEHLVAEKREKPESMNAFALISRSQGFNLGNLFEKEMMGMAKRETSFTSQCTAQEIMSKIEEACGPLGFNVRKQNYKMKLKGDKTGRKGHLSVATEVFEVAPSLHMVELRKTGGDTLEFHNFYKNFSTELKDIVWKAESDTSKKQTK, encoded by the exons ATGGCGGAGTCCGCGGCGCccaaggcgacggcggcggcggcggggaggaagaCGCGGGTGGGGCCGTACGAGCTCGGGAAGACGATCGGGGAAGGAAGCTTCGCCAAGGTCAAGCTCGCCCGCGACTCACGCACCGGCGCCGTCTGCGCCATCAAGGTGCTCGACCGCAACCACGTCCTCCGACACAAGATGGTCGAGCAG ATCAAACGGGAGATTTCCACTATGAAGCTAATCAAACATCCCAATGTGGTCCAGTTGCATGAG GTTCTGGCCAGCAAAACAAAGATATACATGGTTCTTGAATTTGTTGACGGAGGCGAGCTATTTGATAAGATT GTCAATTCTGGGAGGTTAAGTGAAGATGAAGCAAGGAGATACTTTCATCAACTTATAAATGCGGTTGATTATTGCCATAGTCGAGGAGTTTACCATAGAGACCTGAAG CCAGAGAATTTGCTTCTTGATTCACATGGATCTCTTAAAGTTTCAGACTTCGGACTGAGTGCCTTTGCGCCACAAACAAAA GAGGATGGGCTTCTGCATACTACTTGTGGAACACCAAACTATGTTGCACCTGAG GTGCTTGCTGATAAAGGTTATAATGGTATGGCTGCTGATGTATGGTCCTGTGGCATAATCCTATTTGTTCTTATGGCCGGATATTTACCATTCGATGATTCCAATCTGATGAGGCTGTACAAACTG ATCTGCCAGGCAAACATTTCTTGTCCGACATGGTTTTCTTCCGGTGCAAAGAAATTCATTAAGCGCATTATTGATCCTAATCCTGATACG AGGATAACAATTGCAGAAATTTTGGAAGATGAATGGTTCAAAAAGGACTACAAGCCACCACGTTTTGAACAAGGTGAAGATGTTAGCCTTGACGATGTTGATGCTGTATTCAACGATTCAGAG GAACATCTTGTGGCGGAGAAAAGGGAGAAACCAGAATCCATGAATGCATTTGCTCTTATTTCAAGATCACAGGGCTTCAACCTTGGAAATCTTTTTGAGAAGGAGATGATG ggaaTGGCAAAGCGGGAAACATCCTTTACATCTCAGTGTACAGCACAAGAGATCATGTCTAAAATAGAGGAGGCTTGTGGACCACTTGGTTTCAATGTGCGCAAACAAAATTATAAG ATGAAATTGAAAGGTGATAAGACTGGAAGAAAAGGCCATTTATCTGTAGCAACAGAG GTTTTTGAGGTTGCTCCATCACTTCACATGGTTGAGCTTCGTAAAACCGGAGGAGACACATTGGAGTTTCACAAT TTCTACAAGAATTTCTCAACAGAATTGAAGGATATAGTGTGGAAAGCTGAATCTGACACAAGTAAGAAACAGACAAAGTAA
- the LOC117840886 gene encoding uncharacterized protein — translation MSKKIVVRLELHDNKDKQKAIKAVSVLVGIDAISVDMAARKMTVIGTVDPVDVVSKLRKSWAAHIDSIGPAKEPEKKEEKKEEKKEGEGKKEEGDGKKEGDGKKEGDGKKEEGGDGKKDGDGKKEDGGEGKKEGDGDGKKEGDGKKEEGGGGGEKKPTPLPIPWHHLPPQYMNMVTADYMNQYRPPPPPPPAYYNPYAPAPYYYVRNMSMEENPNSCAIC, via the exons ATGTCGAAG AAAATTGTGGTGAGGCTGGAGTTGCATGACAACAAGGACAAGCAGAAGGCCATCAAGGCCGTCTCCGTGCTCGTCG GCATCGACGCCATCTCGGTGGACATGGCGGCGCGCAAGATGACGGTGATCGGCACGGTGGACCCGGTGGACGTGGTGAGCAAGCTGCGCAAGTCATGGGCCGCGCACATCGACTCCATCGGCCCGGCCAAGGAgccggagaagaaggaggagaagaaggaggagaagaaggaaggcgAGGGCAAGAAGGAAGAGGGGGACGGGAAGAAGGAAGGGGACGGGAAGAAGGAAGGCGACGGCAAGAAGGAGGAGGGCGGGGACGGCAAGAAGGACGGCGACGGGAAgaaggaggacggcggcgagggcaagaaggaaggcgacggcgacggcaagaAGGAAGGCGATGGCAAgaaggaggaaggcggcggcggcggcgagaagaAGCCGACACCGCTGCCGATCCCGTGGCACCACCTGCCGCCGCAGTACATGAACATGGTCACGGCAGACTACATGAACCAGTAccgcccaccaccgccaccgccgccggcgtacTACAACCCGTACGCGCCGGCGCCCTACTACTACGTGCGGAACATGAGCATGGAGGAGAACCCCAACTCCTGCGCCATCTGCTGA